The Zobellia alginiliquefaciens genome contains a region encoding:
- a CDS encoding tRNA-binding protein, producing the protein MGETINWQDFAKIDMRVGTVLKVDDFPEARNPAYQLHIDFGEEIGIKKTSAQVTTLYTKEQLLGTQVVAVVNFPKKQIANFMSECLILGAVNGKDVELLQPKAIVANGLKIS; encoded by the coding sequence ATGGGCGAGACGATAAATTGGCAAGATTTTGCAAAAATAGATATGCGTGTCGGGACGGTTTTAAAAGTAGATGATTTTCCAGAAGCAAGAAACCCTGCTTATCAACTTCATATTGATTTTGGAGAAGAAATTGGAATTAAAAAAACGTCGGCTCAGGTGACTACCCTCTATACTAAAGAACAGCTTTTGGGAACGCAAGTGGTAGCGGTCGTTAATTTTCCTAAGAAGCAAATAGCTAACTTTATGAGTGAATGTCTTATATTGGGTGCTGTCAATGGCAAAGATGTAGAGCTTTTACAGCCAAAAGCAATTGTGGCCAACGGACTGAAAATATCATAA
- a CDS encoding thioredoxin family protein yields the protein MARTLSNMLPLGTTAPDFNLLNTRTEEYVHLNELKGDKGTVIAFICNHCPFVKHVNLEIAQMAKDYQAKGIGFIAISSNDVQNYPQDAPDLMKRTATEEGYTFPYLYDETQEVGKNYDAACTPDFYLFDTDLKLVYRGQLDDSRPGNGIPVTGKDLRKALDALLKNEKIDENQKPSIGCNIKWKG from the coding sequence ATGGCACGAACACTCAGTAATATGCTCCCGCTTGGTACAACTGCACCAGATTTTAATTTATTGAATACACGAACTGAAGAATACGTTCATCTTAACGAATTAAAGGGAGATAAAGGAACTGTAATTGCTTTTATCTGTAACCACTGCCCTTTTGTAAAACATGTAAATCTGGAAATTGCCCAAATGGCAAAAGATTACCAGGCCAAAGGCATAGGTTTCATCGCTATTTCCAGTAACGATGTTCAAAATTATCCGCAAGATGCGCCGGATCTTATGAAACGGACAGCCACAGAAGAAGGTTACACTTTTCCTTATCTATATGATGAAACACAGGAAGTAGGCAAAAATTATGATGCCGCTTGCACACCGGATTTTTATTTATTCGATACCGATCTAAAACTAGTTTATCGCGGTCAGTTAGACGATTCCAGACCAGGAAACGGCATCCCTGTAACCGGAAAAGATTTACGCAAAGCGCTTGATGCTCTTCTAAAAAATGAAAAAATAGACGAGAATCAAAAACCCAGTATTGGTTGTAACATCAAATGGAAGGGCTAA
- a CDS encoding YfiT family bacillithiol transferase, whose product MEKKELEQLKYPIGKFEKPEQITHEQIQEWIHVLEMIPEELENLVKDLTDEQLETPYRPGGWTVRQTVHHISDSHHNSYIRFKWALTEHNPVIKAYDEKAWAELFDTKTAPIQLSLDHLKAVHGKLVHLLNGLSNVQLKMTFTHPSGNVQVLLDENIGHYAWHGRHHFAQILNLIERKGW is encoded by the coding sequence ATGGAAAAGAAAGAATTGGAACAACTGAAATATCCCATAGGAAAGTTTGAAAAACCTGAGCAAATAACCCATGAACAAATCCAAGAATGGATTCATGTACTTGAAATGATTCCTGAAGAACTGGAAAACTTGGTTAAGGATTTAACAGATGAACAGTTAGAAACACCTTACCGGCCCGGTGGGTGGACGGTAAGACAAACTGTCCACCATATTTCGGACAGTCATCATAACAGCTACATCCGTTTTAAATGGGCTCTTACAGAGCATAACCCTGTCATAAAAGCTTATGATGAAAAAGCATGGGCAGAGCTTTTTGATACTAAAACCGCGCCTATACAATTGTCTTTGGATCACCTTAAAGCCGTTCACGGTAAGTTGGTTCATTTGCTAAACGGGCTTTCTAATGTTCAACTAAAAATGACGTTTACACATCCCAGTGGAAATGTCCAAGTGCTATTAGATGAGAATATTGGTCACTATGCATGGCATGGAAGACATCACTTTGCTCAAATTTTAAATCTAATTGAAAGAAAGGGCTGGTAA
- a CDS encoding peroxiredoxin: MATIRLGDKAPNFTAESSIGEINLYDYLGDSWGILFSHPADFTPVCTTELGTAAQFKGEFDKRNVKMIALSVDGAASHVEWIKDINEVQKTNVEFPIIADEDRKVSDLYDMIHPKADSTLTVRSVFIIAPDRTVKLMLTYPASTGRNFYELLRVIDSLQLTANHKVATPANWKNGEDVVVSPAISTEDAKTIFSKGVEEVKPYLRMTPDPTV; encoded by the coding sequence ATGGCAACAATAAGATTGGGCGATAAAGCCCCTAATTTTACAGCAGAAAGCTCAATAGGAGAAATTAATTTATATGATTATTTAGGCGATAGCTGGGGAATTCTTTTCTCTCACCCTGCCGATTTTACACCAGTATGTACCACAGAATTAGGTACGGCCGCACAATTTAAGGGCGAATTTGATAAGCGTAATGTAAAAATGATTGCATTGAGTGTTGATGGTGCTGCATCTCATGTAGAGTGGATAAAGGATATTAACGAAGTTCAAAAGACCAATGTAGAATTTCCTATCATAGCAGATGAAGATCGCAAGGTTTCCGACCTGTATGACATGATACATCCAAAAGCAGACAGTACTTTAACCGTACGCTCAGTTTTCATTATTGCACCGGATAGAACGGTAAAGTTAATGTTGACCTACCCTGCTTCTACAGGACGTAATTTTTACGAATTGCTACGAGTTATAGATTCTCTGCAACTTACAGCCAATCACAAAGTAGCAACACCAGCTAACTGGAAAAATGGCGAAGATGTTGTAGTGAGCCCAGCAATTTCTACGGAAGATGCTAAGACCATATTCAGTAAAGGTGTGGAAGAAGTAAAACCGTATTTACGTATGACACCAGACCCAACTGTATAA
- a CDS encoding cold-shock protein produces the protein MSKGTVKFFNDSKGYGFITEDGSSEDHFVHISGLIDEIREGDVVEFELQQGKKGLNAVNVKVVD, from the coding sequence ATGAGTAAAGGAACAGTAAAATTCTTCAATGATTCCAAAGGTTACGGATTTATCACTGAAGATGGTTCAAGCGAAGATCACTTTGTACACATTTCTGGTTTGATCGATGAAATTCGTGAAGGTGACGTTGTAGAATTTGAGCTACAACAAGGTAAAAAAGGACTGAACGCGGTAAATGTGAAAGTAGTAGACTAA
- a CDS encoding peptidylprolyl isomerase: MQDGIYAKFNTDKGEIVVKLTHDKTPGTVGNFVALAEGKQDNTAKAAGEPYYDGLKFHRVIPDFMVQGGCPQGTGTGDAGYKFDDEFHPDLNHSEPGVLSMANAGPGTNGSQFFITHVPTPWLDNKHTVFGKVESGQEVVDAIAQGDLIKSVEIIRVGDEAQNWDALASFEKFKSSKEARLAEEKAKQAAELDKIAAGFDETESGLRYKMIQKGSGAQAEKGQTVSVHYEGSLLNGQVFDSSYKRNQPIDFQLGVGQVIPGWDEGIQLLQVGDKARLVIPSNLGYGSAGAGGVIPPNATLLFDVELMGVK; encoded by the coding sequence ATGCAAGACGGAATCTACGCAAAATTCAATACGGACAAAGGTGAGATAGTAGTTAAACTTACTCACGATAAAACTCCGGGTACGGTAGGTAACTTTGTTGCCCTTGCCGAAGGAAAACAAGATAATACTGCAAAAGCTGCGGGAGAGCCTTATTATGACGGACTAAAATTTCATAGGGTAATTCCAGATTTTATGGTACAGGGCGGATGTCCTCAAGGTACAGGTACGGGTGATGCCGGATATAAGTTTGATGATGAGTTTCATCCAGATCTAAATCACTCTGAGCCAGGTGTCCTTTCTATGGCAAATGCCGGTCCTGGTACTAACGGGAGCCAGTTCTTTATAACTCATGTACCAACGCCATGGTTAGACAATAAGCACACGGTTTTTGGAAAGGTAGAAAGCGGTCAGGAAGTGGTAGATGCTATTGCTCAAGGAGATTTGATTAAAAGTGTTGAAATTATTCGTGTGGGTGATGAGGCCCAAAACTGGGATGCGCTTGCTAGTTTTGAAAAGTTCAAAAGTTCTAAAGAAGCGCGCCTAGCAGAGGAAAAAGCGAAGCAAGCAGCGGAATTGGATAAAATAGCAGCTGGTTTTGATGAGACAGAAAGTGGTCTTAGATATAAAATGATTCAAAAAGGAAGTGGTGCACAGGCGGAAAAAGGTCAAACCGTATCAGTTCATTATGAAGGTTCTTTATTGAACGGTCAGGTTTTTGATTCTTCTTACAAGCGTAATCAACCTATTGATTTTCAATTAGGTGTTGGTCAGGTAATTCCAGGTTGGGATGAAGGAATCCAACTGTTGCAGGTAGGAGATAAGGCAAGATTGGTTATACCATCTAATTTAGGATATGGTAGCGCTGGTGCAGGTGGTGTAATTCCTCCAAATGCTACCCTATTATTTGATGTTGAATTGATGGGAGTGAAATAA
- a CDS encoding M28 family peptidase, whose protein sequence is MKKVILLLMSIGLSINVCAQSEDEKQLKKIYDQALTNGKAYDWLNYLSNQIGGRLSGSVQAQLAVDYTKKQLDSLGLDRVYLQPVMVPKWVRGTPEFAYFETSPGLSTNVPICALGGSVATPLGGLKAGLIEVQGIEDLEKLGKENIEGKIVFYNRPMDPTLISTFASYTGCVDQRYSGAEEAAKYGAVGVIVRSLNLRLDDYPHTGSMGYGDTPVSKRIPAAAISTKGADLLSTTLKLNADVQFYFKQNCKQFDDVESFNVIGEIKGSEFPNEIMVVGGHLDSWDLGDGSHDDGAGCVQSMDVLRLLKTTGYKPKRTIRAVLFMNEENGLRGGNKYAEVASNKKEKHVFALESDAGGFTPRGFSFDCSEENLKQVHSWKSLFEPYYIHLFEKGYSGADIRPLKNSEMVLAGLRPDSQRYFVHHHAENDTFEHVNKRELELGAASMASLIYLFDKYGIVK, encoded by the coding sequence ATGAAGAAAGTAATCCTACTGTTGATGAGTATAGGGCTAAGCATAAATGTCTGTGCCCAAAGTGAAGATGAGAAGCAACTTAAGAAAATATATGATCAAGCGCTTACAAACGGTAAGGCTTATGATTGGCTAAATTACCTCTCCAACCAAATTGGCGGAAGGTTATCGGGTAGCGTTCAGGCTCAATTGGCAGTCGATTATACCAAAAAACAATTAGATTCTTTGGGCCTTGACCGGGTATATCTACAACCGGTGATGGTGCCAAAATGGGTCCGTGGAACACCGGAATTTGCATACTTTGAAACAAGTCCGGGATTATCTACTAATGTTCCTATTTGCGCATTGGGAGGTTCGGTGGCCACTCCTCTGGGAGGATTAAAAGCGGGGCTCATAGAAGTACAGGGCATTGAGGATTTAGAAAAGTTAGGTAAGGAAAATATTGAAGGGAAAATCGTTTTTTATAACAGACCTATGGATCCAACTCTGATCAGCACGTTTGCGTCATATACGGGTTGCGTTGATCAACGTTATTCCGGTGCTGAAGAGGCAGCTAAATATGGAGCTGTTGGTGTTATCGTTCGGTCATTGAATTTACGGTTAGATGATTATCCGCATACAGGTTCAATGGGTTATGGAGATACACCGGTTTCCAAGAGAATTCCAGCTGCAGCCATAAGTACAAAAGGAGCTGACCTGCTAAGTACAACTCTAAAATTGAACGCTGATGTTCAGTTCTATTTCAAGCAAAATTGCAAACAGTTTGATGATGTTGAATCTTTTAATGTCATTGGCGAAATTAAGGGGAGTGAGTTTCCAAACGAGATAATGGTTGTAGGAGGCCATCTTGACTCTTGGGACTTGGGTGACGGCTCCCATGATGATGGAGCCGGTTGCGTACAAAGTATGGATGTGCTTCGTTTATTAAAAACAACAGGATATAAACCTAAAAGAACCATTCGTGCAGTTTTGTTTATGAACGAAGAGAATGGCTTAAGAGGTGGTAATAAGTATGCTGAAGTGGCTAGTAATAAAAAAGAAAAGCATGTTTTTGCTCTGGAGAGTGATGCGGGAGGTTTTACACCCCGCGGATTCTCTTTTGATTGTTCGGAGGAAAATTTGAAGCAAGTACATAGCTGGAAAAGTCTGTTTGAGCCCTATTACATTCATCTTTTTGAAAAAGGATATAGTGGGGCCGATATTCGCCCGTTGAAAAATAGTGAAATGGTCTTGGCCGGTCTAAGGCCCGATTCCCAAAGATATTTTGTGCATCACCATGCGGAGAATGATACTTTTGAGCATGTTAATAAACGAGAGTTGGAACTGGGTGCGGCTAGTATGGCCAGTTTAATTTATTTATTTGATAAATATGGAATTGTAAAGTAG
- a CDS encoding PPK2 family polyphosphate kinase has protein sequence MDRKEITSFRVNSDIELSKCPTKEDFGATDKQLKKDLENIREELGDFQDTLYAHGKYSVLICIQGMDTAGKDSLIREVFKDFNARGVVVHSFKVPTELELGHDYLWRHYIALPAKGKFGVFNRTHYENVLVTRVHPEYIMGEHIPGIHSTADIDQKFWDKRFEQINNFERHIAENGTIIFKFFLHLSKEEQRLRLLRRLALKRKNWKFSPGDLKERKLWDTYQKCYQEAINVTSKPHAPWYVVPADNKKAARVIVASVLLEELKKYKDIKEPELDDKIKANLEMYKEQLEKEGE, from the coding sequence ATGGACAGAAAAGAAATAACCTCATTTAGGGTCAATTCGGACATTGAACTTTCAAAATGTCCCACCAAAGAAGATTTTGGTGCTACAGATAAACAGTTGAAAAAGGATTTAGAGAACATCCGTGAAGAGTTAGGAGACTTTCAAGATACGCTGTACGCACACGGAAAATATAGTGTTCTTATTTGTATTCAGGGTATGGATACTGCGGGTAAGGACAGTCTAATTCGTGAAGTATTTAAGGATTTTAATGCCCGTGGCGTAGTTGTGCATAGTTTTAAGGTGCCTACGGAACTAGAGTTAGGTCATGATTATTTGTGGCGCCATTATATTGCGTTACCGGCCAAAGGAAAGTTTGGTGTATTCAATAGGACCCATTATGAAAATGTTTTGGTAACCCGTGTACATCCTGAATATATAATGGGTGAACATATACCGGGTATTCATTCAACTGCGGATATAGATCAGAAATTCTGGGATAAACGCTTTGAGCAAATCAATAATTTTGAGCGTCACATTGCCGAGAACGGAACAATTATATTCAAATTTTTTCTTCATTTATCAAAAGAAGAGCAGCGTTTACGATTATTAAGGCGCTTGGCATTAAAGCGTAAAAATTGGAAGTTCTCTCCTGGTGACCTTAAAGAACGCAAACTGTGGGACACGTATCAAAAGTGCTATCAAGAGGCTATTAACGTGACTTCTAAACCACATGCACCGTGGTATGTAGTGCCTGCGGATAATAAAAAGGCGGCACGTGTTATTGTTGCTTCCGTGTTATTGGAGGAGCTTAAAAAGTACAAGGATATTAAAGAGCCTGAACTTGATGATAAAATAAAGGCCAACTTGGAAATGTATAAAGAACAATTGGAAAAAGAAGGAGAATGA
- a CDS encoding sigma-54-dependent transcriptional regulator produces the protein MPKILVIEDEAAIRRVLVKILSEESDSYQLEEAEDGLKGLEAVKNNDYDLVLCDIKMPKMDGVEVLEAARKIKPETPFIMISGHGDLDTAVNTMRLGAFDYISKPPDLNRLLTTVRNAVDRKVLVVENKKLKKKVSKNYEMIGNSKEITIIKDMIEKVAPTDARVLITGSNGTGKELVAHWVHEKSQRSAAPFIEVNCAAIPSELIESELFGHVKGAFTSAVRDRAGKFEAANKGTIFLDEIGDMSLSAQAKVLRALQESKISRVGTDKDIKVDVRVIAATNKNLKKEIEEGNFREDLYHRLAVILIQVPALNDRRDDIPLLIEHFAKKIASEQGIAPKTFSAKAIKLLKSYDWTGNIRELRNVVERLIILGGKEVAEEDVKLFASK, from the coding sequence ATGCCTAAAATACTGGTAATTGAAGACGAAGCAGCAATTAGACGCGTACTGGTCAAAATTCTTTCCGAAGAAAGCGATAGTTATCAGTTAGAAGAAGCGGAAGATGGTCTCAAAGGCTTAGAGGCGGTCAAGAACAATGATTATGATCTTGTGCTTTGCGATATAAAAATGCCAAAAATGGACGGTGTAGAAGTGCTTGAAGCTGCCCGTAAAATTAAACCGGAGACTCCGTTTATAATGATTTCCGGTCACGGAGATTTAGATACGGCTGTAAATACCATGCGCCTTGGTGCATTTGATTATATTTCAAAACCACCGGATTTAAATAGGTTGTTGACAACGGTTCGCAACGCGGTAGACCGTAAGGTGCTTGTTGTTGAGAACAAGAAGCTGAAGAAAAAGGTGAGCAAGAATTATGAGATGATAGGTAATAGCAAAGAGATTACCATCATAAAAGATATGATAGAAAAAGTTGCGCCTACAGATGCTCGTGTGCTTATTACGGGGTCAAACGGTACCGGTAAAGAGTTGGTGGCACATTGGGTTCATGAGAAAAGCCAGCGAAGTGCCGCTCCTTTTATTGAGGTGAATTGTGCGGCAATCCCATCAGAATTAATAGAAAGTGAACTTTTTGGTCATGTTAAAGGGGCCTTTACTTCTGCAGTAAGAGATCGCGCAGGTAAGTTTGAAGCAGCTAATAAAGGAACTATTTTTTTAGATGAAATAGGTGATATGAGCCTATCTGCTCAAGCAAAAGTATTACGGGCGCTACAGGAAAGTAAGATTTCGCGTGTGGGTACGGATAAGGATATTAAAGTAGATGTGCGTGTAATTGCGGCAACCAACAAAAATTTAAAAAAGGAAATAGAAGAAGGTAATTTCCGTGAGGATCTGTATCATAGGTTGGCAGTAATACTAATACAGGTTCCGGCTTTAAATGATAGACGCGACGATATTCCGTTGTTGATAGAGCACTTTGCCAAAAAGATAGCTTCGGAACAAGGTATTGCTCCCAAGACGTTTTCGGCGAAAGCCATCAAGCTTTTAAAAAGTTATGATTGGACGGGAAATATTAGAGAACTCAGAAACGTAGTTGAGCGTTTAATTATTTTAGGGGGAAAGGAAGTGGCAGAGGAAGATGTAAAGCTTTTTGCCAGTAAGTAA
- a CDS encoding DUF6268 family outer membrane beta-barrel protein, giving the protein MIVKRSRVNSRTYSARIIFFLLWSFIGFSQTPDVVRLEYMMMPRNNSDAELSRIKLLVNVPIKVKDSNNLVIGAEYNRLAYNLEKELPFSNAGLKQFHVVDFNMAYVWKFNPKWRFIGVVTPRLSSTLERPLENGDFSVNSTIGFLKEKKNVEKPSIMVLGLAYNSTVALRIPIPIFYYEQRFHKSWSFVVGIPKTGMKYHLKERHQFQTEFIFDGYYVNLQNNIVLPNTISASSVSSSAALVTLGYQFKLAKSTFVYAYAGHTVFQDGVLRDDDRNDIFTLNDNPSFYFRTGFRIGL; this is encoded by the coding sequence ATGATAGTGAAGCGAAGCAGGGTGAATAGTAGAACATATAGTGCCCGTATTATCTTTTTTCTTTTGTGGTCCTTCATAGGTTTTAGTCAAACGCCAGATGTGGTTAGGTTAGAGTATATGATGATGCCTAGAAACAATTCTGATGCAGAGCTATCTAGAATAAAGCTATTGGTAAATGTTCCTATAAAAGTTAAGGATTCTAATAACTTGGTTATTGGAGCGGAATATAACCGTTTGGCCTATAATTTGGAAAAAGAGCTCCCATTTAGTAATGCAGGTCTCAAGCAGTTTCATGTGGTAGATTTTAATATGGCCTATGTATGGAAATTTAATCCTAAATGGCGCTTTATTGGTGTTGTAACACCTAGGTTGTCATCCACATTGGAAAGACCTTTGGAAAATGGTGATTTTTCGGTGAACTCAACAATCGGTTTTCTAAAAGAGAAAAAAAATGTAGAAAAGCCAAGTATAATGGTATTGGGGCTCGCTTATAATTCTACCGTGGCTCTTCGTATACCAATACCTATTTTCTATTATGAGCAACGCTTTCATAAAAGTTGGAGTTTTGTTGTGGGTATACCTAAAACAGGAATGAAATACCATCTAAAAGAGAGGCATCAGTTTCAGACCGAGTTTATCTTTGATGGCTATTATGTGAATTTGCAGAATAACATTGTACTGCCCAATACAATTAGTGCTTCGTCCGTATCATCGTCCGCAGCCCTGGTTACTTTAGGATATCAATTTAAACTAGCAAAGAGTACATTTGTTTATGCTTATGCCGGACACACGGTTTTTCAAGATGGAGTTTTGAGAGATGACGATAGAAATGATATTTTTACATTAAATGACAATCCTAGTTTCTATTTTAGAACTGGATTTAGAATAGGACTTTAA
- a CDS encoding mechanosensitive ion channel family protein: MIQDTQSKVEEIIEEDIWGGIKDFLNLGLKYGEGENTINITIGLLLLLTVAFLLTGVVLNWFRKLITRRMASEDQLKFISVFKFIRYVVYMVVILLTMSAAGIDITLLLTASAALFVGLGLALQELFQDVIGGIFIIVDKSLHVGDIIEVDGKVGKVFEIKLRTTRAITRDDKVIIIPNHKFISDIIFNYTQNHKTTREQVKIGIAYGSDVNLATKILEDIAEHQNGVLKSPKPFVIFEDFGDSALLFSLNFFITDSFTDPKIKSEMRYKIDAEFRKNNISIPFPQRDIHIIQQKPFQHSNANDSEAKQGE, encoded by the coding sequence ATGATACAGGATACACAAAGTAAAGTTGAGGAAATAATAGAAGAAGATATTTGGGGAGGAATTAAGGATTTTCTTAATCTGGGGCTTAAATATGGCGAAGGAGAGAATACCATAAATATTACCATTGGTCTCTTACTGCTACTCACGGTTGCTTTTTTATTGACCGGTGTAGTGCTAAACTGGTTTCGTAAGCTCATAACGAGACGCATGGCCAGTGAAGATCAGCTTAAATTCATTAGTGTCTTTAAGTTTATTAGATATGTGGTCTATATGGTCGTCATTCTTTTGACGATGAGTGCAGCGGGTATTGACATAACACTGCTTCTTACGGCTTCGGCTGCTCTTTTTGTCGGTTTAGGTTTAGCACTTCAGGAACTCTTTCAAGATGTTATCGGCGGTATCTTTATAATTGTGGATAAGTCGCTTCATGTTGGGGATATTATTGAAGTGGACGGTAAAGTAGGAAAGGTATTCGAAATTAAACTAAGGACCACCAGAGCCATTACCAGAGACGATAAAGTCATTATTATTCCTAATCATAAGTTTATTAGCGATATAATATTCAATTATACACAAAATCATAAAACTACTAGGGAACAGGTTAAAATCGGTATAGCCTATGGAAGCGATGTTAATTTAGCGACAAAGATTTTAGAAGATATTGCCGAACACCAAAATGGCGTATTGAAGAGCCCAAAACCATTTGTGATTTTTGAGGATTTTGGGGACTCGGCTTTATTATTTTCCCTTAATTTTTTCATCACAGATAGTTTTACCGACCCCAAAATTAAAAGCGAAATGCGTTATAAAATAGATGCGGAGTTTAGAAAGAACAATATTTCTATACCTTTTCCGCAAAGAGATATACATATTATTCAGCAAAAGCCGTTTCAACATAGTAATGCAAATGATAGTGAAGCGAAGCAGGGTGAATAG
- a CDS encoding ABC transporter permease, translated as MNKLSLIIKREYLAKVRNKSFVIMTFLSPILMVAMVVLVAYLAKVNDNESRVIGILNESDYFSNDFVPSESTSFVDFVDVTLEEAKDSIASLGFDGLLHIPNGTSLKAVTENSFFYTKDTPPTQVVERLENTIQERLRQERLHQMGITAADFAKMDTDFEMKTATFSGETNLKGINEIKAFIGGGFGYLIMMFIIIYGGFVMRSVIEEKTSRIIEVIISSVKPFQLMLGKIIGTSLAGITQFAIWIVSASILLLISFAVFDIDPSAMNRGASITPAMGPGLPSVDQTMQLYAQELFKIPWVMLITFFLIYFVLGYLIYSSIYAAIGAAVDNETDTQQFIFPIILPLMLAIYVGFFSVFSNPHGPIAVGFSLFPLTSPIVMLMRLPGGIGEGGVPIWELATSIILLIITFIGIVWLAAKIYRVGILMYGKKPTYKELFKWLRY; from the coding sequence ATGAATAAATTATCGCTTATTATAAAAAGGGAATATTTGGCCAAGGTGCGAAATAAGTCGTTTGTTATAATGACATTTTTGAGTCCTATTCTTATGGTGGCTATGGTGGTGCTTGTAGCATATTTGGCCAAAGTGAACGATAATGAATCTAGGGTCATTGGTATACTGAATGAAAGTGATTATTTTTCAAATGACTTTGTACCTAGTGAATCCACATCATTTGTTGATTTTGTTGATGTTACTTTAGAGGAGGCAAAAGACTCTATTGCTAGTTTGGGTTTTGACGGTCTTTTACATATACCCAACGGTACTAGTTTAAAAGCCGTAACCGAGAATTCTTTCTTCTATACAAAAGATACTCCACCTACACAGGTAGTTGAGCGTTTGGAAAACACCATTCAAGAACGACTGCGCCAGGAGCGATTGCACCAAATGGGAATCACAGCTGCTGATTTTGCAAAGATGGACACTGATTTTGAGATGAAAACAGCTACCTTTTCCGGGGAGACCAATCTAAAGGGCATCAATGAAATAAAAGCATTTATTGGTGGAGGTTTTGGCTATTTGATCATGATGTTCATCATTATTTATGGTGGTTTTGTTATGCGTAGTGTCATAGAGGAAAAGACCAGTAGAATAATAGAGGTGATTATTTCCTCGGTCAAGCCATTTCAACTAATGTTGGGAAAAATTATTGGGACCTCATTGGCGGGAATCACCCAATTTGCTATTTGGATCGTTTCGGCAAGTATTCTTTTGTTGATATCGTTCGCTGTTTTTGATATTGACCCTTCTGCCATGAATAGAGGTGCTTCAATCACCCCGGCAATGGGACCTGGATTACCATCTGTAGATCAGACCATGCAGTTGTATGCACAAGAACTTTTTAAGATACCATGGGTAATGCTGATTACCTTTTTTCTCATTTACTTTGTATTGGGATATCTAATTTATAGCTCAATTTATGCGGCAATAGGTGCGGCGGTAGATAACGAAACAGATACTCAGCAATTTATATTTCCTATAATTTTGCCTCTGATGTTGGCTATTTATGTGGGTTTCTTTTCGGTTTTTAGCAATCCTCATGGTCCTATTGCGGTTGGTTTTTCGTTGTTTCCGTTAACCTCGCCAATTGTTATGCTTATGCGTTTGCCCGGTGGCATTGGTGAAGGTGGTGTGCCCATTTGGGAGTTGGCAACATCTATTATTCTATTAATCATTACTTTTATAGGTATCGTTTGGCTGGCAGCCAAAATTTATAGGGTAGGTATTCTTATGTATGGTAAGAAACCCACATATAAAGAATTGTTCAAATGGTTAAGATATTGA